A window from Shimia isoporae encodes these proteins:
- a CDS encoding AtpZ/AtpI family protein gives MTEPDQKEQMQRLHDRIEAAKRAQDPKPRVDEHYSAANLAWRMVIELVAGLGIGFGIGYGLDVLFGTIPIFMMLFTLLGLAAGIKTMMRSAKEIEAEKLAEEAEKNERN, from the coding sequence GTGACCGAGCCGGATCAAAAGGAGCAGATGCAACGTCTGCACGACCGGATCGAGGCGGCCAAAAGAGCCCAGGACCCGAAACCCCGCGTTGACGAGCACTATTCGGCAGCCAATCTGGCGTGGCGCATGGTGATTGAATTGGTGGCCGGTCTCGGGATCGGCTTTGGCATCGGATACGGGCTCGACGTTCTGTTTGGAACAATCCCGATTTTCATGATGCTGTTTACATTGCTGGGTCTCGCGGCGGGCATCAAAACCATGATGCGGTCAGCCAAAGAGATTGAGGCGGAGAAATTGGCCGAAGAGGCCGAGAAAAACGAGAGGAACTGA
- a CDS encoding LysR family transcriptional regulator, producing the protein MDNWDEIRTAYQVARLGTVSGAADVLGVHHATVIRHIDSLESKLGLKLFQRHARGYTATEAGQDLMRVAQATDDQFGQLEGRMKGRGEDVSGELVVTSLGGFAPLLAPVLADFQAAHPDLLVRFLTGDRVFRLEYGEAHVAVRAGQGEEQPDNVVQELARLPSALYASDAYIARWGMPKGEADLLNHRFVGHDNEDSRAPFYQWLKDALPRANVTFRSTSDRGISAAVRSGAGLGFLAQWAAKDDPCLHQVLPPRPEWEVPIRLVTHVDLHRTTKVQTFLTFLKEQAKDWTAS; encoded by the coding sequence ATGGACAACTGGGATGAAATACGCACAGCGTATCAGGTGGCACGGCTTGGGACTGTCAGTGGCGCGGCAGATGTGCTTGGCGTGCACCATGCAACGGTGATCCGACACATCGACTCGCTGGAGAGCAAGCTGGGTTTGAAGCTCTTTCAACGTCACGCGCGCGGATACACAGCAACCGAAGCCGGACAGGACCTGATGCGGGTTGCGCAGGCGACGGATGACCAGTTCGGTCAGCTCGAAGGCCGAATGAAAGGACGTGGCGAGGACGTATCGGGCGAACTGGTGGTCACATCTCTGGGTGGTTTCGCTCCCCTTTTGGCCCCTGTTCTGGCCGACTTTCAGGCGGCCCACCCCGACTTGCTTGTGCGCTTTCTGACGGGGGACCGCGTATTCCGGCTGGAATATGGCGAAGCCCATGTGGCCGTGCGCGCAGGACAAGGCGAAGAGCAACCTGATAATGTCGTGCAGGAACTGGCGCGCTTGCCTTCGGCCCTATATGCGTCAGACGCCTACATCGCACGCTGGGGCATGCCCAAGGGTGAAGCCGATCTGCTGAACCACAGGTTTGTCGGTCATGACAACGAGGACAGCCGTGCACCTTTTTATCAGTGGCTGAAGGATGCGTTGCCGCGGGCAAATGTGACGTTCCGATCAACGTCTGACCGTGGGATTTCCGCAGCAGTTCGGTCTGGAGCAGGGCTCGGTTTTCTGGCGCAATGGGCAGCGAAGGACGATCCCTGTCTGCATCAGGTGTTGCCACCACGTCCCGAATGGGAGGTGCCGATCCGTTTGGTGACCCATGTCGACCTGCACCGTACCACCAAAGTGCAGACATTCCTGACGTTCTTGAAGGAGCAGGCCAAAGACTGGACTGCCTCATGA
- a CDS encoding ArsR/SmtB family transcription factor, with protein MTAGAHLATPKDVTQSNALDTVFSALADPTRREILNMLLEDDMAVTDVAEPFDMSLAAISKHLVILAGAGLISQEKRGRVKWCKLEPDALRAASVWMQGFGQFEPVNLDAFERFLETELTEPVPDTAAKSPE; from the coding sequence TTGACCGCCGGAGCCCACCTCGCTACGCCCAAAGACGTGACCCAATCAAACGCCCTCGATACCGTCTTCTCGGCCCTCGCGGACCCAACGCGCCGCGAAATCCTCAATATGCTGCTTGAGGACGACATGGCAGTGACCGACGTGGCCGAGCCCTTTGACATGTCCCTCGCCGCGATATCGAAACATCTGGTTATCCTCGCCGGTGCCGGTCTGATCTCTCAGGAAAAGCGCGGTCGGGTGAAATGGTGCAAGCTGGAACCCGACGCCCTGCGCGCTGCTTCTGTCTGGATGCAGGGGTTTGGCCAATTCGAGCCCGTGAATCTCGACGCCTTCGAGCGGTTTCTGGAAACGGAGCTTACCGAGCCAGTGCCCGACACTGCTGCGAAGTCACCCGAATAA
- a CDS encoding YbaB/EbfC family nucleoid-associated protein yields MLKGLGNLGDMAGMMKKAQDMQQKMTDLQDDLHNIMVVGESGAGLVKATASAKGELKALDIDPSIFNGDDKEVVEDLILAAIKDAQTRASDRAQEEMGKITAELGLPADMKLPF; encoded by the coding sequence ATGCTCAAAGGCCTCGGCAACCTCGGCGACATGGCCGGGATGATGAAAAAAGCCCAAGACATGCAACAAAAGATGACCGACTTGCAGGACGATCTGCACAACATCATGGTCGTCGGCGAAAGCGGCGCAGGTCTGGTCAAGGCCACGGCGTCTGCCAAAGGCGAACTCAAGGCGCTCGACATCGATCCTTCGATTTTCAACGGTGACGACAAGGAAGTCGTCGAAGACCTGATCCTTGCCGCGATCAAGGACGCCCAGACCCGTGCCTCTGACCGCGCGCAGGAAGAAATGGGCAAGATTACCGCCGAGCTTGGACTTCCCGCAGACATGAAGCTGCCGTTCTAA
- a CDS encoding ribonuclease T2 family protein, with the protein MRLLLSLALAALTVTQAVAEDDVAGEFDYYVMALSWSPNWCAIEGDAKNSPQCDYDEDHGWILHGLWPQYHRGWPDYCRTSHRNPPRNLTNSMADIMGTSGLAWHQWKKHGTCSGLSAEDYYSLSREAYGRVNRPAVFRKLDQSVRLPASVVEEAFLKENPQLEADMLTITCRDGFIQEARICLSRDLTPVPCGRDVARDCTLGDARFDPVR; encoded by the coding sequence ATGCGCCTATTGTTGAGCCTCGCCCTCGCCGCCCTAACTGTAACTCAGGCAGTTGCAGAAGACGACGTAGCAGGAGAATTTGACTACTACGTGATGGCGCTTAGCTGGTCCCCGAATTGGTGCGCCATCGAAGGCGACGCCAAGAACTCTCCGCAATGTGACTACGACGAGGATCACGGGTGGATCCTGCACGGGCTCTGGCCTCAATACCATCGGGGCTGGCCGGACTATTGCCGCACATCGCATCGCAACCCGCCCCGGAACCTCACCAATAGCATGGCCGACATTATGGGAACGTCGGGGCTGGCATGGCACCAATGGAAAAAGCACGGCACCTGCAGCGGCCTGTCCGCTGAAGATTACTATTCGCTTTCAAGAGAGGCCTACGGACGCGTGAACAGGCCCGCTGTCTTTCGCAAACTGGACCAATCGGTCCGCCTGCCAGCATCCGTGGTGGAGGAGGCATTCCTGAAGGAAAACCCGCAACTGGAAGCTGACATGCTGACCATCACCTGTCGCGACGGATTCATTCAGGAAGCAAGGATTTGTTTGTCACGGGATCTGACACCGGTGCCTTGCGGGCGGGACGTAGCCCGCGATTGCACTTTGGGTGATGCCCGCTTCGACCCCGTACGATAA
- a CDS encoding F0F1 ATP synthase subunit B — translation MRTTFATVATLMLASPAFAASGPFFSLKNTDFIVTLGFIVFIAVLFYFKVPSLLGGMLDKRADDIKSELDEARALREEAQTVLASYERKQQEVQEQAARIVAQAKDEAQKAAVQAKADLEKSIERRLAAATDQIASAEASAVKEVRDQAVVVAIAAAEDVIAKQMSAADANKLIEAGIAEVDAKLH, via the coding sequence ATGCGCACAACATTCGCAACCGTCGCCACCCTGATGCTGGCAAGCCCGGCCTTCGCGGCAAGCGGCCCGTTCTTCTCTCTGAAGAACACCGACTTCATCGTGACGCTCGGCTTCATCGTCTTCATCGCCGTGCTGTTCTATTTCAAAGTGCCCTCCCTTTTGGGTGGCATGTTGGACAAGCGCGCCGACGACATCAAATCCGAGCTCGATGAAGCCCGTGCCCTGCGTGAAGAAGCCCAGACCGTTCTGGCTTCTTACGAGCGCAAGCAGCAGGAAGTTCAAGAGCAGGCAGCACGCATCGTGGCTCAGGCCAAGGACGAAGCCCAAAAGGCGGCCGTTCAGGCAAAAGCCGATCTGGAGAAGTCCATCGAGCGCCGTCTCGCAGCCGCGACTGACCAGATTGCTTCGGCCGAGGCTTCTGCCGTCAAAGAGGTACGCGATCAAGCTGTTGTGGTGGCGATCGCCGCTGCTGAGGACGTGATTGCCAAGCAGATGTCTGCGGCTGATGCCAACAAGCTGATCGAAGCGGGCATTGCCGAGGTCGATGCCAAGCTACACTAA
- a CDS encoding F0F1 ATP synthase subunit C: protein MEGQLAHIGAGLAAIGSGAAAIGVGNVAGNYLAGALRNPSAAASQTATLFIGIAFAEALGIFSFLVALLLMFAV, encoded by the coding sequence ATGGAAGGTCAACTCGCACACATCGGCGCAGGTCTCGCAGCTATCGGTTCCGGCGCAGCCGCAATCGGTGTTGGTAACGTTGCAGGCAACTACCTGGCCGGCGCTCTGCGCAACCCGTCCGCAGCTGCTTCGCAGACTGCTACCCTCTTCATCGGCATCGCATTCGCAGAAGCACTGGGCATCTTCTCGTTCCTGGTCGCTCTGCTGCTGATGTTCGCCGTCTAA
- the recR gene encoding recombination mediator RecR, translating into MSSSEIDTLIEMMAKLPGLGPRSARRAVLHMIRKRGLLLTPLADAMQAVAATARECLNCGNIGTSDICDICASEKRATGELCVVEDVSDLWAMERAGVFKGRYHVLGGTLSALEGVGPEDISIPKLVDRVTSEHISEVILALNATVDGQTTAHYIADQLEDRVRLTSLAQGVPVGGELDYLDEGTISAALTARKTL; encoded by the coding sequence ATGAGCAGTTCCGAAATTGACACGCTGATCGAAATGATGGCCAAGCTCCCGGGGCTTGGCCCCCGGTCTGCGCGGCGTGCGGTGCTGCATATGATCCGGAAACGGGGGCTCCTGCTGACACCGCTGGCCGACGCCATGCAGGCCGTCGCCGCCACTGCCCGGGAATGCCTGAACTGCGGCAACATCGGCACATCTGATATCTGTGACATCTGCGCCAGCGAGAAACGCGCCACCGGCGAACTCTGCGTTGTAGAGGACGTTTCCGATCTCTGGGCCATGGAGCGTGCCGGCGTTTTCAAAGGTCGCTACCACGTTCTTGGCGGCACGTTGTCGGCACTCGAAGGCGTCGGTCCGGAGGACATTTCGATCCCGAAGCTGGTGGATCGGGTGACTTCCGAGCATATCTCTGAAGTGATTTTGGCGCTCAACGCCACAGTCGACGGACAGACCACGGCCCACTACATCGCCGACCAGCTTGAAGACCGCGTGCGCCTGACCTCCTTGGCGCAAGGCGTGCCGGTAGGCGGCGAACTCGACTACCTCGACGAAGGGACTATCAGCGCCGCGCTGACCGCCCGAAAAACGCTCTAA
- a CDS encoding F0F1 ATP synthase subunit B', whose amino-acid sequence MASTTTDAASHAAEAASAPGMPQLDFSNWGNQIFWLLITLVVIYFVLSRIALPRIAAVLAERQGTITNDIAAAEELKAKAVEAEEAYNKALADARAEAQRIIAETKAEIQAELDDATAKADAEISAKAAESEKAIAEIRAGALESIQEVADATANEVVAALGGKADADAVTKAVADRMKG is encoded by the coding sequence ATGGCGAGTACAACAACTGACGCCGCAAGCCACGCCGCAGAGGCCGCCTCTGCACCAGGCATGCCGCAGCTCGATTTCTCGAACTGGGGCAACCAGATTTTCTGGCTTCTGATCACGCTGGTCGTGATCTATTTCGTCCTGTCGCGCATTGCGCTGCCGCGGATTGCCGCGGTTCTGGCCGAGCGCCAGGGGACCATTACGAATGACATCGCCGCAGCTGAAGAGCTGAAGGCGAAAGCTGTGGAAGCGGAAGAAGCCTACAACAAGGCTCTGGCCGATGCCCGTGCGGAAGCGCAGCGCATCATTGCCGAGACCAAGGCTGAGATCCAGGCAGAGCTGGACGACGCAACCGCAAAGGCAGACGCGGAGATTTCCGCCAAGGCCGCCGAGTCGGAGAAGGCAATCGCCGAGATCCGTGCAGGCGCTCTGGAAAGCATCCAGGAAGTTGCCGACGCAACCGCAAACGAGGTTGTGGCAGCATTGGGTGGCAAAGCTGATGCCGACGCCGTGACCAAAGCGGTCGCAGACCGGATGAAAGGGTAA
- a CDS encoding DMT family transporter, which produces MTGAAKGHLAMLAFSALVAGSFSLGGMVANEVAPAALNAVRFLIAGAVIGVAAMVTGGIPTSALRAPWRYLVLGGLFAIYFVLMFEGLKTAHPVSTAAVFTLTPLMSAGFGWVLLRQITTKWMFLALGLGAVGALWVIFRADWAAFLRFEVGQGEVYYFWGCVAHAAYTPMVRKLNRGERPVVFTFGMLLAGLAVLTLWGWSDLRSTNWAELPPLVWVTVVYLAVFASAATFVLLQFAALELPSSKVMAYTYLVPTWVICWEVALGHGAPTGLVLVGVALTVGALLMLLRDEG; this is translated from the coding sequence ATGACAGGAGCCGCCAAGGGGCATCTGGCGATGCTCGCGTTTTCCGCACTTGTGGCGGGCTCTTTTTCGCTTGGCGGTATGGTGGCAAATGAGGTTGCCCCTGCAGCATTGAACGCGGTGCGTTTCCTGATTGCTGGCGCTGTGATTGGCGTGGCCGCGATGGTGACGGGCGGTATTCCCACGAGTGCCCTGCGCGCACCTTGGCGCTATCTGGTACTTGGCGGGCTGTTCGCAATCTACTTTGTACTTATGTTCGAGGGTCTGAAAACGGCTCATCCGGTGAGCACGGCTGCGGTTTTCACTTTGACGCCGTTGATGTCGGCGGGCTTTGGCTGGGTTTTGCTGCGCCAGATCACCACGAAGTGGATGTTTCTGGCGCTCGGGCTTGGTGCTGTCGGCGCGCTTTGGGTGATTTTCCGGGCCGATTGGGCAGCGTTTCTGCGTTTCGAGGTCGGGCAGGGCGAGGTCTATTATTTCTGGGGCTGTGTGGCGCATGCCGCCTACACCCCTATGGTGCGCAAGTTGAATCGTGGTGAACGGCCCGTGGTTTTCACGTTTGGTATGTTGCTCGCGGGGTTGGCGGTTCTGACACTGTGGGGCTGGAGCGACCTTCGCAGCACCAATTGGGCGGAATTGCCGCCTCTGGTTTGGGTAACCGTTGTCTACCTTGCCGTCTTTGCCAGTGCGGCGACTTTTGTTCTGTTGCAGTTTGCGGCGTTGGAACTGCCGAGTTCCAAGGTTATGGCGTATACCTATCTGGTGCCGACATGGGTGATCTGCTGGGAGGTTGCGCTGGGCCACGGGGCACCAACCGGCCTTGTGTTGGTCGGTGTCGCCTTGACGGTCGGCGCTTTGCTGATGTTGCTGAGGGACGAAGGATAG
- a CDS encoding PhzF family phenazine biosynthesis protein, translated as MPIRRFIQTDVFSSDPTLGNGLAVVVDGDDLTTEQMQAFAAWTNLAETTFLLPPTDPDADYRVRIFTTRREMHFAGHPTLGSCMAWLHAGNVPKKPEVVRQECAIGIVDIDLSGPTPAFVSPPTEVSAMSEAEQTRLITAMGINRSMVKSAIVLDNGPVWNLFELNSAADVLAVDATRVVWPEHQGLALFGAYPEGSECQFETRNIAPSSGMVEDPITGSLNAAIACWLLQTNRLPDAAVAAQGTNLGRTGRVFYRQSPNYPGKVLIGGAVNVLIDGTLDL; from the coding sequence ATGCCTATACGCCGCTTCATTCAGACCGATGTCTTCTCGTCAGACCCCACGCTTGGCAACGGGCTTGCTGTGGTCGTGGACGGAGATGACCTCACGACCGAACAGATGCAGGCCTTCGCCGCATGGACCAATCTGGCAGAAACCACTTTTCTTTTGCCCCCCACAGACCCGGATGCGGACTACCGCGTCCGAATTTTCACAACGCGACGCGAAATGCATTTTGCCGGACACCCCACTCTCGGGAGTTGTATGGCCTGGCTTCACGCTGGCAATGTCCCCAAAAAACCGGAAGTGGTGCGGCAGGAATGCGCCATTGGCATCGTCGATATCGATCTTTCCGGCCCAACCCCGGCGTTTGTATCCCCACCCACAGAAGTCTCGGCCATGTCCGAAGCTGAACAGACCCGCCTGATCACAGCCATGGGTATAAACCGGTCAATGGTCAAAAGCGCGATTGTTCTGGACAACGGTCCGGTATGGAACCTTTTCGAACTTAATTCTGCCGCCGATGTTCTGGCCGTTGACGCGACCCGCGTGGTTTGGCCCGAGCATCAGGGTCTCGCTCTGTTCGGGGCCTACCCCGAAGGTTCTGAATGCCAGTTCGAAACACGCAACATTGCGCCCTCCTCCGGCATGGTCGAAGATCCGATTACCGGGAGCCTCAACGCCGCAATCGCCTGCTGGCTGCTGCAAACAAACCGTCTTCCCGATGCGGCCGTAGCAGCTCAGGGAACCAATCTCGGACGCACGGGTCGCGTGTTTTACAGGCAGTCGCCAAACTATCCCGGCAAAGTCCTGATCGGAGGAGCGGTGAATGTGTTGATCGATGGTACACTCGACCTCTGA
- a CDS encoding FMN-dependent NADH-azoreductase has protein sequence MSSTVLHIDASARFADSASRAKSSELVASQNADTVIRRDLTEGLPFLDETFTSATFTPEENRTEAQKAALAVSDELVAELQAADTIVIGTAMYNFAIPAVLKAWIDQIARAGVTFAYTENGPKGLLEGKKAIITIATGGTPLGSDYDFASNYLRFVLGFVGITDVTILDKDGNAIEARAA, from the coding sequence ATGTCCAGCACCGTCCTTCACATCGACGCCTCAGCCCGTTTCGCCGACAGCGCATCCCGCGCCAAATCGTCCGAACTGGTCGCGTCGCAAAACGCCGACACCGTCATCCGTCGTGATCTGACAGAGGGCCTGCCGTTCCTCGATGAAACCTTCACGAGCGCCACCTTCACGCCCGAAGAGAACCGGACCGAGGCACAGAAAGCGGCATTGGCGGTATCCGACGAACTCGTCGCCGAACTTCAGGCCGCCGACACAATCGTCATCGGCACGGCCATGTACAACTTCGCAATTCCCGCTGTGCTCAAGGCCTGGATCGACCAAATTGCCCGCGCCGGCGTAACCTTCGCCTACACCGAAAACGGCCCCAAGGGCCTGCTGGAAGGCAAGAAAGCCATCATCACCATCGCCACCGGCGGTACGCCTCTGGGCTCGGATTACGACTTCGCCTCCAACTACCTGCGCTTTGTCCTTGGTTTTGTCGGCATCACCGACGTGACCATTCTGGACAAAGACGGCAACGCAATCGAGGCCCGGGCGGCCTGA
- a CDS encoding F0F1 ATP synthase subunit A: protein MASEAHGAEEGGLVFHPMDQFIIKPLFGGDTIHWYTPTNATLWMALAVVAVIAMMVIGTRRRAIVPSRSQSIGELAYGFIYKMVEDVAGKDAVKFFPYIMTLFMFIVFANFLGLIPMSFTTTSHFAVTVVLALLVFLTVTVVGFVKNGAGFLGLFWVSSAPLALRPILAVIELISYFVRPVSHSIRLAGNVMAGHAVIKVFAGFAAIAVVSPVSVLAITAMYGLEVLVAFIQAYVFTILTCVYLKDALHPSH, encoded by the coding sequence GTGGCAAGCGAAGCACACGGCGCAGAAGAAGGCGGTCTGGTATTCCACCCGATGGATCAGTTCATCATCAAACCTTTGTTTGGTGGCGACACAATCCACTGGTACACCCCAACCAACGCGACCCTTTGGATGGCATTGGCCGTTGTGGCCGTCATTGCAATGATGGTGATCGGCACACGTCGTCGCGCAATCGTGCCGAGCCGCAGCCAGTCGATCGGTGAGCTTGCTTACGGCTTTATCTACAAGATGGTTGAAGACGTGGCCGGCAAGGACGCCGTCAAGTTCTTCCCTTACATCATGACCCTCTTCATGTTCATCGTTTTCGCCAACTTCCTTGGCCTGATCCCGATGTCCTTTACCACCACGAGCCACTTTGCGGTGACTGTCGTGCTTGCTCTGCTGGTGTTCCTGACCGTGACCGTCGTTGGTTTCGTCAAGAACGGTGCCGGCTTCCTTGGCCTCTTCTGGGTTTCCAGCGCGCCGCTCGCGCTGCGTCCGATCCTCGCGGTCATCGAACTGATTTCCTACTTCGTTCGCCCCGTCAGCCACTCTATCCGTCTTGCGGGTAACGTGATGGCAGGCCACGCGGTGATCAAGGTTTTCGCAGGCTTTGCCGCGATTGCAGTGGTTAGCCCCGTGTCGGTACTGGCGATTACGGCCATGTACGGTCTCGAAGTTCTCGTGGCCTTCATCCAGGCTTACGTGTTCACCATTCTGACCTGTGTGTACCTGAAAGATGCCCTGCATCCGTCGCACTAA
- a CDS encoding DUF1013 domain-containing protein — translation MAKLLHPKATAVWLVDNTTISFKQIADFVGMHELEIQGIADGDVATGVKGFDPIANNQLVQEEITQAEENPLYKMKLKFNAAATGEEKRRGPRYTPLSKRQDRPASILWLVKFHPELSDGQIGKLVGTTKPTIQAIRERTHWNIANIQPIDPVALGLCKQSELDAAVQKAASKKAADGVVMSDDERRKLVSTETSLEMEAEPKIPTAIEGLETFSLNDEDGDEDETSDADFADADSFFNLPGGDDEDEQPR, via the coding sequence ATGGCCAAGCTGCTGCACCCCAAAGCAACCGCCGTCTGGCTGGTGGACAACACGACTATCAGCTTCAAACAGATTGCCGATTTTGTTGGCATGCATGAGCTGGAAATTCAGGGCATTGCCGACGGCGATGTTGCGACTGGCGTCAAGGGTTTCGACCCGATTGCCAACAACCAGTTGGTCCAGGAAGAAATCACGCAGGCCGAAGAGAACCCGCTTTACAAGATGAAGCTGAAGTTCAACGCGGCGGCCACTGGTGAAGAAAAACGTCGCGGTCCGCGGTACACGCCGCTGTCCAAGCGTCAGGACCGTCCGGCCTCGATCCTTTGGTTGGTGAAATTTCACCCCGAACTTTCCGATGGCCAGATTGGCAAGCTGGTGGGCACTACCAAGCCGACCATTCAGGCGATCCGCGAGCGGACCCACTGGAACATTGCCAACATCCAACCCATCGATCCGGTTGCTCTGGGTTTGTGTAAGCAATCCGAACTGGACGCGGCCGTTCAGAAAGCTGCCTCCAAGAAGGCGGCGGATGGCGTGGTGATGTCGGATGACGAGCGTCGCAAGTTGGTGAGCACCGAGACGTCGCTGGAGATGGAAGCGGAACCGAAAATCCCGACGGCGATTGAGGGACTGGAAACCTTCTCTCTCAACGACGAAGACGGTGACGAGGATGAGACCTCGGATGCGGATTTCGCGGATGCGGACAGCTTCTTCAACTTGCCGGGTGGCGACGACGAAGACGAGCAGCCGCGCTAA
- a CDS encoding exonuclease domain-containing protein: protein MNTSNRFGHLQTPPEGPFRFIALDVETASRSAGSICQIGLCFVSDAGTMQTYSVLIDPEEPFAPFNSELHGISAETVREAPTFPTVYVALFDLLNSHSLVQHSTFDEKAMTAACARYDLPMLTSHWTNSVKVARQAWPALKGAGGHGLANLKTYLDLAFHHHDAGEDARAAACVILKAEETTGVRLSHLKTKRQLDLPI, encoded by the coding sequence GTGAACACATCGAACCGATTTGGACATCTTCAAACGCCCCCTGAAGGGCCTTTCCGGTTCATTGCACTCGACGTCGAAACCGCCAGCCGATCGGCGGGCAGCATCTGTCAGATCGGCCTCTGCTTTGTCAGCGACGCGGGCACCATGCAGACCTATTCGGTCCTCATTGACCCCGAAGAACCCTTTGCACCGTTCAATTCAGAGCTTCACGGAATTTCCGCTGAAACGGTGCGGGAGGCCCCGACTTTTCCGACAGTCTATGTCGCCCTCTTCGACCTCCTCAACAGCCACAGCCTCGTGCAGCACAGCACCTTTGACGAAAAGGCAATGACTGCCGCTTGCGCTCGCTATGATCTTCCGATGCTGACGTCCCATTGGACAAACAGCGTCAAGGTAGCTCGACAAGCATGGCCCGCGCTCAAGGGCGCTGGCGGGCACGGTCTGGCCAATCTCAAGACATACCTCGACCTCGCTTTTCATCACCACGATGCAGGCGAGGACGCGCGCGCTGCAGCCTGTGTGATCCTCAAAGCAGAAGAGACGACCGGCGTACGTCTTTCCCATCTCAAGACAAAACGACAGCTGGACTTGCCAATCTAA